A stretch of the Medicago truncatula cultivar Jemalong A17 chromosome 5, MtrunA17r5.0-ANR, whole genome shotgun sequence genome encodes the following:
- the LOC11427577 gene encoding F-box protein At3g07870 isoform X1, translated as MNRNKDSITPASDTMQRCNKAKGEGKVAWPTIRSCNKVKGNGKFDDASHELCPYFDNLPSQLTTHILLKLPIKSLLICRCVCKIWNTLISEPHFAKLQFERAPVSFVIRNLDNIGVSRNLYLLECEAEKFEIGSKNHVKLDPIFELPLCKDISSRDKNDAKFYKVIKKKKSKIRYFTLTSSRDKFGIVNSCNGLLCLSETSIGSPLVICNPVTREFTILPELTTTSDWFNRARARVQAGFGFQPKTNEYKVIIMWNKYVRRNNRLVFERVVLEIHTLGTPSWRKVEVDPQISFLKLLNPTCVNGALHWIIFETGQQKSILCFNFESERLQSFPSPPHVFGNHDNGFPLSMPIRLGELKGFLYICHISSLENVTMWVMNEYGIGESWTIVYSIDTSLLLMPGTCLGYPDPWRCGCYWLSKHHEPEKHEFKVFRIQGTTLGEVEVIEYIPSLISLNDVVKGDNVEALNTHSWWENDITCGENEVLSISQHIV; from the exons ATGAATAGAAATAAGGATTCAATTACCCCCGCAAGTGATACTATGCAAAGATGCAATAAAGCAAAAGGAGAGGGAAAAGTTGCATGGCCTACTATCCGAAGCTGCAATAAAGTAAAAGGGAATGGAAAATTTGATGATGCAAGTCATGAACTTTGCCCTTACTTTGATAATCTTCCATCTCAATTAACTACCCACATTCTCCTAAAGCTTCCCATTAAGTCTCTTCTCATATGTAGATGTGTGTGCAAAATTTGGAATACACTTATATCAGAACCACATTTTGCTAAATTGCAATTTGAGCGAGCACCAGTTAGTTTCGTGATTCGAAATTTAGACAATATAGGAGTGTCAAGAAACCTATACCTTCTTGAGTGTGAAGCTGAAAAGTTTGAGATTGGAAGCAAAAATCATGTGAAGCTTGACCCTATATTCGAGCTTCCTCTTTGTAAAGACATATCATCTAGGGACAAAAATGACGCCAAATTTTATaaggtgataaaaaaaaaaaaatccaagatACGTTATTTTACTCTCACCTCAAGTAGGGACAAGTTTGGCATTGTGAATTCTTGCAATGGCTTGCTTTGTTTATCTGAAACATCTATCGGAAGCCCTTTAGTGATTTGCAACCCAGTAACGAGGGAATTCACAATACTTCCTGAACTTACTACGACTTCTGACTGGTTTAACCGTGCTCGGGCTCGGGTACAAGCTGGTTTTGGTTTCCAACCCAAAACTAATGAATATAAGGTGATCATAATGTGGAACAAATATGTTAGACGAAACAATCGTTTGGTGTTTGAGCGTGTAGTGCTCGAGATACACACGCTTGGAACACCATCATGGAGAAAGGTTGAAGTGGAtcctcaaatttcttttttgaagctTTTGAATCCAACATGTGTGAATGGCGCACTTCATTGGATTATATTTGAAACGGGGCAACAAAAGTCAATATTGTGTTTCAATTTTGAAAGTGAGAGGTTGCAGTCGTTTCCTTCTCCTCCACATGTGTTTGGAAATCATGATAATGGATTTCCCCTTAGCATGCCTATTAGATTGGGAGAATTGAAGGGATTTCTTTACATTTGTCATATATCGTCTCTTGAGAATGTTACAATGTGGGTTATGAATGAATATGGCATTGGAGAATCATGGACTATTGTTTACAGCATTGATACTTCGCTCTTGCTCATGCCGGGCACTTGTTTGGGCTATCCTGATCCGTGGCGTTGTGGTTGTTATTGGCTGTCTAAACACCACGAACCTGAGAAACATGAGTTCAAAGTTTTTCGAATTCAAGGGACAACTTTAGGAGAAGTTGAAGTAATTGAATATATTCCAAGTCTAATATCATTGAACGATGTCGTGAAAGGAGACAATGTTGAAGCGTTGAACACCCACTCATG gtGGGAAAACGATATTACATGTGGAGAAAATGAAGTTCTTTCCATATCTCAACATATTGTTTGA
- the LOC11427577 gene encoding F-box protein At3g07870 isoform X2 encodes MQRCNKAKGEGKVAWPTIRSCNKVKGNGKFDDASHELCPYFDNLPSQLTTHILLKLPIKSLLICRCVCKIWNTLISEPHFAKLQFERAPVSFVIRNLDNIGVSRNLYLLECEAEKFEIGSKNHVKLDPIFELPLCKDISSRDKNDAKFYKVIKKKKSKIRYFTLTSSRDKFGIVNSCNGLLCLSETSIGSPLVICNPVTREFTILPELTTTSDWFNRARARVQAGFGFQPKTNEYKVIIMWNKYVRRNNRLVFERVVLEIHTLGTPSWRKVEVDPQISFLKLLNPTCVNGALHWIIFETGQQKSILCFNFESERLQSFPSPPHVFGNHDNGFPLSMPIRLGELKGFLYICHISSLENVTMWVMNEYGIGESWTIVYSIDTSLLLMPGTCLGYPDPWRCGCYWLSKHHEPEKHEFKVFRIQGTTLGEVEVIEYIPSLISLNDVVKGDNVEALNTHSWWENDITCGENEVLSISQHIV; translated from the exons ATGCAAAGATGCAATAAAGCAAAAGGAGAGGGAAAAGTTGCATGGCCTACTATCCGAAGCTGCAATAAAGTAAAAGGGAATGGAAAATTTGATGATGCAAGTCATGAACTTTGCCCTTACTTTGATAATCTTCCATCTCAATTAACTACCCACATTCTCCTAAAGCTTCCCATTAAGTCTCTTCTCATATGTAGATGTGTGTGCAAAATTTGGAATACACTTATATCAGAACCACATTTTGCTAAATTGCAATTTGAGCGAGCACCAGTTAGTTTCGTGATTCGAAATTTAGACAATATAGGAGTGTCAAGAAACCTATACCTTCTTGAGTGTGAAGCTGAAAAGTTTGAGATTGGAAGCAAAAATCATGTGAAGCTTGACCCTATATTCGAGCTTCCTCTTTGTAAAGACATATCATCTAGGGACAAAAATGACGCCAAATTTTATaaggtgataaaaaaaaaaaaatccaagatACGTTATTTTACTCTCACCTCAAGTAGGGACAAGTTTGGCATTGTGAATTCTTGCAATGGCTTGCTTTGTTTATCTGAAACATCTATCGGAAGCCCTTTAGTGATTTGCAACCCAGTAACGAGGGAATTCACAATACTTCCTGAACTTACTACGACTTCTGACTGGTTTAACCGTGCTCGGGCTCGGGTACAAGCTGGTTTTGGTTTCCAACCCAAAACTAATGAATATAAGGTGATCATAATGTGGAACAAATATGTTAGACGAAACAATCGTTTGGTGTTTGAGCGTGTAGTGCTCGAGATACACACGCTTGGAACACCATCATGGAGAAAGGTTGAAGTGGAtcctcaaatttcttttttgaagctTTTGAATCCAACATGTGTGAATGGCGCACTTCATTGGATTATATTTGAAACGGGGCAACAAAAGTCAATATTGTGTTTCAATTTTGAAAGTGAGAGGTTGCAGTCGTTTCCTTCTCCTCCACATGTGTTTGGAAATCATGATAATGGATTTCCCCTTAGCATGCCTATTAGATTGGGAGAATTGAAGGGATTTCTTTACATTTGTCATATATCGTCTCTTGAGAATGTTACAATGTGGGTTATGAATGAATATGGCATTGGAGAATCATGGACTATTGTTTACAGCATTGATACTTCGCTCTTGCTCATGCCGGGCACTTGTTTGGGCTATCCTGATCCGTGGCGTTGTGGTTGTTATTGGCTGTCTAAACACCACGAACCTGAGAAACATGAGTTCAAAGTTTTTCGAATTCAAGGGACAACTTTAGGAGAAGTTGAAGTAATTGAATATATTCCAAGTCTAATATCATTGAACGATGTCGTGAAAGGAGACAATGTTGAAGCGTTGAACACCCACTCATG gtGGGAAAACGATATTACATGTGGAGAAAATGAAGTTCTTTCCATATCTCAACATATTGTTTGA
- the LOC11440987 gene encoding F-box protein At3g07870 isoform X2 produces the protein MQRCNKAKGEGKVAWPTIRSCNKVKGKGKFDDASHELCPYFDNFPSQLTTHILLKLPIKSLLICRCVCKIWNTLISEPHFAKLQFERAPVSFVIRNLDNIGVSRNLYLLECEAEKFEIGSKNHVKLDPIFELPLCKDISSRDKNDAKFYKVIKKKKSKIRYFTLTSSRDKFGIVNSCNGLLCLSETSIGSPLVICNPVTREFTILPELTTTSDWFNSARVQAGFGFQPKTNEYKVIIMWNKYVRRDNRLVFERVVLEIHTLGTSSWRNVEVDPQISFLKLLNPTCVNGALHWIIFEAWQQKSILCFNFESERLQSFPSPPHVFGNHDNGFPHSMPIRLGELKGFLYICHRSSLENVTMWVMNEYGIGESWTIVYNIDTSLLYIPGTCVGYPYPWRCSFYWLSKHHEPEKHGFKVFRIQGTTEVEVIEYIPSLISLNDVVKGDNVEALNTHSWWENDITCGENEVLSISQHIV, from the exons ATGCAAAGATGCAATAAAGCAAAAGGAGAGGGAAAAGTTGCATGGCCTACTATCCGAAGCTGCAATAAAGTAAAAGGGAAAGGAAAATTTGATGATGCAAGTCATGAACTTTGCCCTTACTTTGATAATTTTCCATCTCAATTAACTACCCACATTCTCCTAAAGCTTCCCATTAAGTCTCTTCTCATATGTAGATGTGTGTGCAAAATTTGGAATACACTTATATCAGAACCACATTTTGCTAAATTGCAATTTGAGCGAGCACCAGTTAGTTTCGTGATTCGAAATTTAGACAATATAGGAGTGTCAAGAAACCTATACCTTCTTGAGTGTGAAGCTGAAAAGTTTGAGATTGGAAGCAAAAATCATGTGAAGCTTGACCCTATATTCGAGCTTCCTCTTTGTAAAGACATATCATCTAGGGACAAAAATGACGCCAAATTTTATaaggtgataaaaaaaaaaaaatccaagatACGTTATTTTACTCTCACCTCAAGTAGGGACAAGTTTGGCATTGTGAATTCTTGCAATGGCTTGCTTTGTTTATCTGAAACATCTATCGGAAGCCCTTTAGTGATTTGCAACCCAGTAACGAGGGAATTTACAATACTTCCTGAACTTACTACGACTTCTGACTGGTTTAACAGTGCTCGGGTACAAGCTGGTTTTGGTTTCCAACCCAAAACTAATGAATATAAGGTGATCATAATGTGGAACAAATATGTTAGACGAGACAATCGTTTGGTGTTTGAGCGTGTAGTGCTCGAGATACACACGCTCGGAACATCATCATGGAGAAATGTTGAAGTGGAtcctcaaatttcttttttgaagctTTTGAATCCAACATGTGTGAATGGCGCACTTCATTGGATTATATTTGAAGCTTGGCAACAAAAGTCAATATTGTGTTTCAATTTTGAAAGTGAGAGGTTGCAGTCGTTTCCTTCTCCTCCACATGTGTTTGGAAATCATGATAATGGATTTCCCCATAGCATGCCTATTAGATTGGGAGAATTGAAGGGATTTCTTTACATTTGTCATAGATCGTCTCTCGAGAATGTTACAATGTGGGTTATGAATGAATATGGCATTGGAGAATCATGGACTATTGTTTACAACATTGATACTTCGCTCTTGTACATTCCGGGCACTTGTGTGGGCTATCCTTATCCGTGGCGTTGTAGTTTTTATTGGCTGTCTAAACACCACGAACCTGAGAAACATGGGTTCAAAGTTTTTCGAATTCAAGGGACAACAGAAGTTGAAGTAATTGAATATATTCCAAGTCTAATATCATTGAACGATGTCGTGAAAGGAGACAATGTTGAAGCGTTGAACACCCACTCATG gtGGGAAAACGATATTACATGTGGAGAAAATGAAGTTCTTTCCATATCTCAACATATTGTTT
- the LOC11440987 gene encoding F-box protein At3g07870 isoform X1 — MNRNKDSITPASDTMQRCNKAKGEGKVAWPTIRSCNKVKGKGKFDDASHELCPYFDNFPSQLTTHILLKLPIKSLLICRCVCKIWNTLISEPHFAKLQFERAPVSFVIRNLDNIGVSRNLYLLECEAEKFEIGSKNHVKLDPIFELPLCKDISSRDKNDAKFYKVIKKKKSKIRYFTLTSSRDKFGIVNSCNGLLCLSETSIGSPLVICNPVTREFTILPELTTTSDWFNSARVQAGFGFQPKTNEYKVIIMWNKYVRRDNRLVFERVVLEIHTLGTSSWRNVEVDPQISFLKLLNPTCVNGALHWIIFEAWQQKSILCFNFESERLQSFPSPPHVFGNHDNGFPHSMPIRLGELKGFLYICHRSSLENVTMWVMNEYGIGESWTIVYNIDTSLLYIPGTCVGYPYPWRCSFYWLSKHHEPEKHGFKVFRIQGTTEVEVIEYIPSLISLNDVVKGDNVEALNTHSWWENDITCGENEVLSISQHIV, encoded by the exons ATGAATAGAAATAAGGATTCAATTACCCCCGCAAGTGATACCATGCAAAGATGCAATAAAGCAAAAGGAGAGGGAAAAGTTGCATGGCCTACTATCCGAAGCTGCAATAAAGTAAAAGGGAAAGGAAAATTTGATGATGCAAGTCATGAACTTTGCCCTTACTTTGATAATTTTCCATCTCAATTAACTACCCACATTCTCCTAAAGCTTCCCATTAAGTCTCTTCTCATATGTAGATGTGTGTGCAAAATTTGGAATACACTTATATCAGAACCACATTTTGCTAAATTGCAATTTGAGCGAGCACCAGTTAGTTTCGTGATTCGAAATTTAGACAATATAGGAGTGTCAAGAAACCTATACCTTCTTGAGTGTGAAGCTGAAAAGTTTGAGATTGGAAGCAAAAATCATGTGAAGCTTGACCCTATATTCGAGCTTCCTCTTTGTAAAGACATATCATCTAGGGACAAAAATGACGCCAAATTTTATaaggtgataaaaaaaaaaaaatccaagatACGTTATTTTACTCTCACCTCAAGTAGGGACAAGTTTGGCATTGTGAATTCTTGCAATGGCTTGCTTTGTTTATCTGAAACATCTATCGGAAGCCCTTTAGTGATTTGCAACCCAGTAACGAGGGAATTTACAATACTTCCTGAACTTACTACGACTTCTGACTGGTTTAACAGTGCTCGGGTACAAGCTGGTTTTGGTTTCCAACCCAAAACTAATGAATATAAGGTGATCATAATGTGGAACAAATATGTTAGACGAGACAATCGTTTGGTGTTTGAGCGTGTAGTGCTCGAGATACACACGCTCGGAACATCATCATGGAGAAATGTTGAAGTGGAtcctcaaatttcttttttgaagctTTTGAATCCAACATGTGTGAATGGCGCACTTCATTGGATTATATTTGAAGCTTGGCAACAAAAGTCAATATTGTGTTTCAATTTTGAAAGTGAGAGGTTGCAGTCGTTTCCTTCTCCTCCACATGTGTTTGGAAATCATGATAATGGATTTCCCCATAGCATGCCTATTAGATTGGGAGAATTGAAGGGATTTCTTTACATTTGTCATAGATCGTCTCTCGAGAATGTTACAATGTGGGTTATGAATGAATATGGCATTGGAGAATCATGGACTATTGTTTACAACATTGATACTTCGCTCTTGTACATTCCGGGCACTTGTGTGGGCTATCCTTATCCGTGGCGTTGTAGTTTTTATTGGCTGTCTAAACACCACGAACCTGAGAAACATGGGTTCAAAGTTTTTCGAATTCAAGGGACAACAGAAGTTGAAGTAATTGAATATATTCCAAGTCTAATATCATTGAACGATGTCGTGAAAGGAGACAATGTTGAAGCGTTGAACACCCACTCATG gtGGGAAAACGATATTACATGTGGAGAAAATGAAGTTCTTTCCATATCTCAACATATTGTTT